Proteins encoded in a region of the Pelmatolapia mariae isolate MD_Pm_ZW linkage group LG6, Pm_UMD_F_2, whole genome shotgun sequence genome:
- the LOC134629469 gene encoding probable ATP-dependent RNA helicase DDX17 translates to MRGGSSYGDRDRDRGRDRPRFGAMSGRGGPPPMKFGNPGERLRKKRWNLDELPKFEKNFYTEHLEVQRVNQYEVEDFRKRKEITIRGSGCPKPVTAFHHAQFPQYVMDVLMQQNFKEPTAIQSQGFPVALSGRDMVGIAQTGSGKTLAYLLPAIVHINHQPYLERGDGPICLVLAPTRELAQQVQQVAYDYGKSSRIKSTCVYGGAPKGPQIRDLERGVEICIATPGRLIDFLEAGKTNLRRCTYLVLDEADRMLDMGFEPQIRKIVEQIRPDRQTLMWSATWPKEVRQLAEDFLRDYIQINIGALELSANHNILQIVDVCIETEKDNKLIQLMEEIMAEKENKTIIFVETKKRCDDLTRRMRRDGWPAMCIHGDKSQPERDWVLTEFRSGKAPILIATDVASRGLDVEDVKFVINYDYPSSSEDYVHRIGRTARSTNKGTAYTFFTPGNLRQARDLVRVLEEARQAINPKLLQLVDSGRGGGGGGRMRYRGSNSNNPNLMYQEECDRRMRSSGSGGKDNRSGFNRDNRNNRDGDRSSSSSYRDRSRDHRNNYNSGSDQYQSYNSGGGGGGSGGSYNSRSGSQAGSIGGQDQTSQPQGQFGQAPPPPSGGLQPLMAQQFAPPQPPLMGFMGQPPYPFPSPPPPPPGPPPPRK, encoded by the exons ATGAGAGGGGGTTCATCTTATGGAGACAGAGACAGGGACCGTGGACGAGACAG GCCACGGTTTGGGGCCATGAGCGGTCGCGGTGGACCTCCACCAATGAAGTTTGGGAATCCAGGGGAGCGTCTTCGAAAGAAGAGGTGGAATCTGGATGAGCTGCCAAAATTTGAGAAGAACTTCTACACTGAACATCTTGAGGTGCAACGCGTGAATCAG TATGAAGTGGAAGACTTCCGCAAAAGAAAGGAGATCACAATCAGAGGGTCCGGCTGTCCAAAGCCTGTCACCGCTTTTCACCACGCACAGTTTCCCC AGTACGTGATGGATGTGCTGATGCAGCAGAACTTCAAGGAGCCCACAGCAATCCAGTCCCAGGGTTTTCCTGTGGCCCTGAGTGGCAGGGACATGGTGGGGATTGCACAGACTGGATCGGGAAAGACACTGGCT TACCTTCTTCCAGCTATTGTACACATCAACCACCAACCCTATCTGGAGAGGGGAGATGGTCCAATT TGTTTGGTACTTGCCCCAACCAGAGAGTTggctcagcaggttcaacaggtcgCTTATGACTATGGGAAGTCTTCCCGTATCAAAAGCACCTGTGTCTACGGTGGAGCTCCAAAAGGACCACAGATTCGAGACCTTGAACGAG GGGTTGAGATTTGCATTGCCACACCTGGTCGCCTCATTGATTTCTTGGAGGCAGGGAAGACCAACCTGCGCCGCTGCACCTACTTAGTGCTGGATGAGGCTGACCGCATGTTGGACATGGGCTTTGAACCGCAGATTCGCAAGATAGTAGAACAAATTCGG CCTGACAGACAGACTCTGATGTGGAGTGCAACGTGGCCAAAAGAGGTTCGGCAGCTGGCTGAGGACTTCCTAAGGGACTACATCCAGATTAATATCGGTGCTCTGGAGCTCAGCGCCAACCACAACATCCTGCAAATAGTCGATGTCTGCATAGAGACTGAAAAGGACAACAA ACTCATTCAGCTGATGGAGGAgataatggctgaaaaagagaacaaaaccaTCATCTTTGTGGAGACCAAGAAACGCTGTGATGATCTTACACGGAGGATGAGGCGTGATGG GTGGCCGGCCATGTGCATTCATGGAGACAAGAGCCAGCCTGAAAGAGACTGGGTACTTACAG AATTTCGGAGTGGCAAAGCCCCCATTCTGATTGCCACTGATGTTGCCTCTCGTGGTCTGG ATGTGGAAGATGTCAAGTTCGTCATCAACTATGACTATCCAAGCTCCTCTGAGGATTATGTCCATCGTATTGGACGTACAGCTCGCAGTACCAACAAGGGCACTGCTTACACCTTCTTCACCCCAGGAAACCTGCGACAGGCACGAGACCTTGTCCGGGTGCTGGAGGAGGCACGCCAAGCCATCAATCCTAAATTACTTCAGCTTGTGGACTCGGGCCGTGGAGGAGGAGGCG GTGGAAGAATGCGTTACCGTGGCAGCAACTCCAACAACCCGAACCTGATGTACCAGGAAGAGTGTGATCGGCGTATGCGCTCCAGCGGCAGCGGGGGCAAAGACAACCGCAGCGGCTTCAACCGTGACAACCGCAACAACCGTGACGGAGACcgctcctcttcttcctcctacAGGGACCGAAGCCGGGATCACCGAAACAACTACAACTCAGGCTCGGATCAGTACCAGAGCTACAACAGTGGGGGCGGTGGCGGCGGAAGTGGCGGCAGCTACAACTCTCGCAGTGGAAGCCAGGCCGGGAGCATCGGAGGTCAGGATCAGACGAGCCAACCGCAGGGTCAGTTTGGCCAGGCTCCTCCTCCACCATCAGGGGGCCTGCAGCCCCTAATGGCTCAGCAGTTTGCTCCACCACAGCCCCCACTCATGGGCTTCATGGGGCAACCGCCGTACCCGTTTCCTTcgcctccccctcctcccccaggCCCGCCACCTCCCAGGAAGTAA
- the LOC134629468 gene encoding ADP-ribosylation factor-binding protein GGA1-like → MAAAAAPPDEASLQSRINKATNPLNKETDWDSIKGFCDQLENEPEGPQLATRLLAHKIQSPQEWEAMQALTVLETCMKNCGKRFHSEVGKFRFLNELIKVVSPKYLGARAPEAVKKKVLEMIYSWTVRLPDETKILEAYQMLKKQGIVKQDPVLPVDKPLPPPPPRAKSAIFEDEEKSKTLSRLLNSTHPEDLRAANKLIKEMVQEDQKRVEKVSKRVNAIQEVKESVSLLSQLLEGYNKESCSQSNQELIKDLYNRCEKMRPTLFRLASDTEDNDEALADILQANDSLTQVINQYRQLVKGEDVTKDGINSSLQPGNSSSALVDLTGLNISANTAPSNTDSSSLQTLTQNMGLSLLDDELMSLGLNVTENGDSQNTFQTSDITEVSTQSAPASVLLPAVVQKPRAPPVGGATAPPKAMEELDLLGKALLQQSLPPESQQVKWDKLQPQSRVPLRDLQAKSSSKPAPAATSTSTSSSATAPGTSSVIHSEQSDAVLLSNLTLTVTDKASLPTADTYDSISLADVTVPLEMIKPSTLLPVTVFDKHSLRVLFTFARDCPPSRPDVLVVIISMLSSAPIPVTNIRFQAAVPRVMKVKLQPPSSTELPAFNPILPPAAITQILLLANPHKEKVRLRYKLTFNLGDKSHDESGDVDQFPPPNTWGNL, encoded by the exons atggcggcggcggcggcgccTCCGGATGAGGCCAGCCTGCAGTCTCGCATCA ATAAGGCCACCAATCCTCTGAATAAGGAAACTGACTGGGACTCAATAAAGGGATTCTGTGATCAGCTCGAAAATGAACCGGAAGG gcCTCAGCTTGCAACTAGACTTCTGGCACATAAAATTCAGTCTCCTCAGGAGTGGGAGGCGATGCAAGCGCTAACG GTTCTTGAGACGTGCATGAAGAACTGTGGAAAGCGATTTCATAGTGAAGTGGGGAAGTTTCGCTTTCTCAATGAGCTAATCAAAGTGGTTTCACCAAAG TATTTAGGAGCCCGAGCTCCAGAGGCAGTGAAGAAGAAGGTCTTGGAGATGATTTACAGCTGGACGGTGAGACTCCCAGACGAGACCAAGATATTGGAAGCATATCAGATGCTGAAAAAACAGG GCATTGTCAAGCAGGATCCTGTGCTTCCCGTTGACAAGCCCCTCCCACCCCCTCCACCCAGAGCCAAAAGTGCCATCTTTGAAGATGAGGAGAAATCCAAG ACGCTGTCCCGCTTGTTGAATAGCACTCACCCTGAAGATTTAAGAGCAGCAAACAAGCTCATTAAGGAAATGGTCCAAGAG GACCAAAAACGAGTGGAGAAAGTGTCGAAGCGAGTGAATGCCATCCAGGAGGTGAAGGAGAGCGTCAGCCTGCTGAGCCAGCTGCTGGAGGGCTACAATAAGGAGAGCTGTTCCCAGAGCAACCAGGAGCTCATTAAG GATCTCTACAATCGCTGTGAGAAGATGAGGCCTACCCTATTCCGATTAGCGAGTGACACTGAGGATAATGATGAAGCTTTAG CGGATATCTTGCAGGCCAATGACAGTTTGACGCAGGTCATTAATCAGTACCGACAGCTCGTAAAGGGAGAGGATGTGACTAAAGATGGCATAAACTCGTCTTTACAACCAG GCAACAGTAGCTCAGCACTTGTGGATCTGACAGGCCTTAACATATCAGCCAACACCGCACCGTCTAACACGGACTCCTCCAGCCTGCAAACTCTGACTCAGAATATGGGCTTGAGCCTCTTGGATGATGAGCTCATGTCACTTG GACTGAATGTAACCGAAAACGGTGACTCTCAGAACACTTTTCAG acATCAGATATAACAGAGGTATCTACTCAGTCTGCACCAGCTTCAGTGTTGCTACCAGCTGTGGTTCAGAAACCACGGGCTCCACCAGTAGGGGGGGCTACTGCTCCTCCTAAAGCCATGGAAGAGCTGGACCTGTTGGGAAAGGCACTGCTGCAGCAGTCTCTGCCTCCAGAGAGCCAGCAGGTCAAATG gGATAAGCTGCAGCCTCAATCAAGAGTCCCTTTACGAGATCTCCAGGCTAAATCCAGCTCAAAGCCCGCACCTGCTGCGACTTCCACCTCCACCTCTAGTTCTGCTACTGCTCCTGGGACCAGTTCGGTCATCCATTCAGAGCAGTCTGATGCTGTGCTGCTCTCCAATCTTACACTCACAGTTACTGACAAAGCCTCATTACCTACTGCTGACACTTACGACAGCATCTCTCTAGCTGATGTTACTGTGCCGCTGGAAATGATCAAACCTA GCACCTTGTTACCAGTCACTGTATTTGACAAACACAGTCTCCGAGTTTTGTTCACCTTTGCCCGCGACTGCCCTCCATCACGACCTGACGTGTTGGTGGTGATCATCTCCATGCTGTCTTCAGCCCCTATTCCCGTTACCAACATCCGCTTCCAGGCAGCTGTGCCCAGA GTGATGAAAGTCAAGCTTCAGCCTCCCTCCAGTACTGAGCTGCCTGCCTTCAATCCCATCTTGCCTCCAGCTGCCATCACACAGATTTTACTGCTAGCGAACCCTCACAAG GAGAAAGTCCGTTTGCGGTACAAGCTAACTTTCAACCTGGGGGACAAATCTCACGATGAATCTGGTGACGTCGACCAGTTCCCACCTCCAAACACTTGGGGAAACCTTTAG